In Nymphalis io chromosome 30, ilAglIoxx1.1, whole genome shotgun sequence, the genomic stretch ttcgttttcgGATTTGATACCCCGTGTTATAAAATCCAGCAAAATGAAGTGCTTTCAATGTGAAAATGATCACACGGATGAAAATGCGGTGCAGTGTGATGGTTGCAAAAGAAACATATGCTTACAATGCAGTAATTTAACGAGCAGTGAGGCGCGCGTAATGGGATTAAAAGGCAAACGTACACTCCTATATTTGTGCCCGCCGTGCCGTGAAGCTTTGTTCCAGGTGCCAAAACTTATCAAATCCTATGATGGACTACGGGATGAAGTGAACGACATAAAGAAACAGCTATCTGAGTCGAAAACAGCACCATCACCCGCGCCGGTACCGTCGATTACTTCGCTTCCTGATACCAACGCATTGCTCGAGGAACTAGCAGAACGTGAACGAAGAGCTAACAACGTCATTATGATTGGCATTAAGGAGAGTGAATCTGACAATAACAGTGATAGAATTTCATATGATGAGTTATGTGTAAAGAAAATCCTATCTGATATTAATACGGAAAGTGACCATTCTCTAAGTGTAGTGAGGGTGCTGCGCCTGGGTCGCCGCGAGCCTGGCTGTGGAAAGCCTCGTCCAATCAAGGTGGTGTTCGGATCCCGCCAAGATTCTCTTTGGGTGCTTAAGAACAAAAGTAAGCTCAAAAAGGAGGTAAGAGTATATGATGATAAAACACCTAAACAGCGTGAGGAATTGAACAAACTCCGTGAGAATCTGaaagttaggatcgaaaaaGGAGAAAAGGaccttactataaaatatataagaggtACCCCTAAGATTATTCACCAAAAAAACTAGCAAACGAACATAAGAATCCTTATTCGAATCTCACTTTCATGTACACTAATTTATTTTCTCTACCCCCAAAATTTGATCTTTTCCTACTTTATGTGAACATAAACAATCCTTGTATTGTGATTCTTACAGAAACATGGCTTAATTACAAGGACCGCAATAGTACTTACAACATACCGGGCTATACTTTGTTCAGAGCTGACCGAAagcataaaaagaaaaagtctGAAGGTAAAACTAGGGGAGGCGGTGTGGCAATGTATGTGAAAGACTGTGTGAATGGTGTGCCAATTGTGGCCAGACTGAACAACAAATATATGAGTGACGATATAGAAGCACTCTTTATTGACATTCAGTGTGACACACACCATTTTCTCGTTGTAGGTGCATACAGACCAGATGataaagatgaaaatatatGGAGGCCTCGGGATATAAAACTGCTCTCCAGAATTTCTGAAGCCTCTGAAAATAACACAGTAATTGTGGCTGGTGACTTCAATTACCCATCTTTAAAATGGCCTTTACATACCGATCAATGTCTATCAGGACCAGAGGAGCTCTTTGTCAAcatgtatttaaatagtaacCTCGTCCAATTGGTTCACAGCCCTACAAGGTTTCGACAATGTCAGGAGTCATCTCTACTCGACCTAATATTGGTCAACGAGGATACTctcataaatgaaataaatcataaaccTCCGATTGGGAAAAGCGATCACTGTGTACTGGAATTTAATCTACAActtctacttaaaaaaaaggatataaacccaaaaataaaacgatactaCCAATTTGTTGAGTTTGAAAAATACAATTCCGACTTGGAGAAATATCTTAAGGAAATAAATTTCTCAGCTGATACTGCACAACTGTGGTTGAGTATTTCAGATGCTATCAATAAAGCCTCTAACATACACGCCCCGGAGAagaaagtaagaaataaaaccaaaaataaaccatggataaataaggatatattaaaactagttACGGAAAAGAAGACACAATGGGACATATACAAACTTAATAGGACTAATGAAAACTACATGAAGTATAGAGAGGTTAATAACAATTGTGTATCCCTATCCAGGAAGCAAAGAAACATCTACGAAGAAAAAATACTTGAGCTTGGAGACAAAagtttttactcatatatccgTCGATGTGCCACCGATAAAGTGACTATTCCACCAGCATTGCGTAATCACCAAGGTGACTTGGTAACAGAACCAAGTGATATTGCTGATGTCTTTGCGGAAGAATTCCAGAAAGCCTACTGTAAGGAGCCAGACACGAACCAATGTACTGATATTACTAcaataaataaggtaaaaaatagCTTATGTGACATAACATTTTCAGTTGATGATGTGGAAAAAACCATCCGAAATCTAAACACCCAATCCTCACCTGGACCTGATCAAATACCGAGTTGTATTCTTAAACCATGTGTCAAAACGATAGCTCCAGCTTTGACTATTCTTATGAATACATCTTTTCAGAGTGAATATCTTCCACAAGACTGGAAACACGCAATAGTAACACCTATATACAAAAAAGGTGATAAAACTCAACCTGAGAATTTCCGACCCATCAGCCTCACTAGTATTATCATAAAGATCATGGAAAAAATTATTAGCAATCAACTGATGCAGTTCTTAAGCCGTGAATGTATTATATCACCTAGGCAGCATGGATTTGTGCAGAAAAGATCAACCATAACCAATCTTCTTTCATGTGTTCACCCATGGACAAAAgaccttgataaaaatataccgGTTGACGTTGTTTACCTGGACTTCGAACGTGCCTTTGACAGAGTTCCCCACAAACGGCTTCTAAAGAAACTGGAACATATTGGTGTGAGGGGTGCGCTACTAAATTGGATAGAAAACTATCTTTCAGATAGAACATTCCAAGTACGGGTTGGTAACTCCTTATCACGACGGAAACAAGTGCTTAgcggcgtcccccagggatcagTACTCTCTGCCTATCTATTTGGCATTTACATAACAGACTTGGTAGAACTTATAAAATCTCAAGCAGCATTCTTTGCTGACGATGGAAAATTCTTTGCTAACCCTCTAATAAGCTCAGGGCAACTACAAGATGACCTTAACAGAATCCAGGAGTGGACCAAGGATTGGATCATTAGTCTCAACACATCCAAATGCAGTGTTCTTCATCTTGGCCGAACTAACCCTAAAATGGTGTACAGTTTGAAGGAGAAGATCATTGAATCTGTTAATGTCCAGAGAGACCTTGGTGTACTTATAACATCTGATTTGAAGTGGGAAAAGCACATAATTACAATAGTTAAGAAAGCAaactcatttatttatgtaattaggaGGTCCTTTCAAATGATGACAATTGGAGtatttctaaaaatttataaaacgtacATAAGACCATTATTGGAATATGCctttcaaatttggaatccCTACTACCAAAAAGACATAAATTTACTGGAAAATGTACAAAGAAAAGCTACCAAGATACCACATGTTCTACGCCGTAAATCATACCAAGAGAGACTCCATGCTTTACAATTTACAACCCTTGAAGAAAGACGCCTACGCGGTGACCTAATCGAAACATACAAAATCCTTAACCACCACTATGACTTACCAGATATACAGAATATCTACAACCCTAAAAACAACGATAGAACATATAGAGGGCACCAAACAAAGTTAAACAGAACTCCAACCTGTAAACAAGCTGCACATAACTTCCTAAGTAACAGAGTGGTTTCTAATTGGAACAAGTTACCCGAAGAAATTGTTTTGGCCACTTCAGTTAATGCTTTCAAAAACCGACTTGATACCTGGTTAAAGTCGCAGAAGCTGTCACTtctgcaaaaatgatttttcaacACAATTTACATAGACATATCAGCTTATCAGCTGctcgtctataaataaataataataataataaaatataggaactaaattacaaaataattgaaaatgtctagtcgagatagctcagtggttagaaagcgtgaatcgcGGGTTGACGCGCGTTCAAATCAAGGCAAGCACGATTGAGTCTTCGtgttcttaatttatgtttatactatatctcggcggtgaagaaaacatcgtgaggaaacctgcatgtgtctaatcactgaaattctgacaaatttgtatccaccaacccgttttgaagcagcgtggtggaataagctcaaaaacctCCGCAAAGGATGTATGATATTCATAGGCTCTACAATGTTGGGGCCAAACTTTAAAACCAGgcgttaaattaaaatcttaactCTTTCAAACGTATTTTGTCCGTATGCTTCACGACTCCATTCCGAAGGGTATATTACATACTAGCGGCATTTTTTTTAAGCGCTGGAAAAACGCAACACGCGTTTCCGCCCACGGGAACATGTGGAGCTCGCCGGTATCCAAGGCGCCAGGTGCCCCTCGAACATTGAAATACCCGCTAAaacaccagcggtaccctttccgtcttaacgagtagcgccacgggatcgctttcgcatgctgcCGTGACACACGGCCCGATCCGACTTCgtctaaacaataataatttttatgctAATAATGacttgtaagaaaaaaaataatatgtacgaCATTATTGCATTTTCGTATGGatctctttatttttttttaaagtaaaatatagcCTTTTACTCATCGATAAAGtagctttttatacaaaaaaactacagcaccataataataaaaaaaagacataaaattcatacacttttatttattcgaaaatatctatattacaataattatataattaattcagccttataattacataatataactaatcattaatataatgacATTAGACACAAAACCATTCAGACtgatacagattatatatatatatatataaaaaaaaaacaaaaaccataGACAGAACTTAAAATACcagtgtatattttatttcatcgaTTCGAGTATAATATACGGTATTTGAAAGATTTAGTCATTAGGACTAGATGTCACATAGcaaatttatactatataccAATATCAATTGAATTTTACTTCCAAACTTCCGATGAAAACTtaaccatagattattcaagattttttgttcatatttacTCATTGGAATTCGGTATACACtatgtgtataaatatacatagtaaTCTCATTTGTGTTCTGTTCATCAATATTACATACATGCCTCAATAATTCCTTTATTACTTTAAGATGACAACATGAAAAAACCGgagtgctattctgtaataaatcactgtaatattgaaaaatagacATAATgtatgctattttgatgcaaAAATTATATTCGTGTCACTTAATTTTCTAATGTAGTtaatgttgcatatcactttgcattgaatttacaaaatttttactgaaattagaaaataatatcaaatatttaacatttcaatcAACAGTATGaggtattattatgtattatgagaatttttataaatcataaaatagatatttaatgttaaaattaatatatatttttaagttcataatgataatttaacattgtagaatttttgatttaaatttattttaaaaccaattGGCAGTCAAATCATAAAacaaattctatattttatattgattttgagaataaactaatataattaatacactaggaaaattttaaaacttagtttttttttagtaataattgtaatgtCATTCAATTGGTTTTTCTAGgtggtatttctttttttaatgtagtaTTATTTTGGTTATGTAGTTGACAATGAAGTAAGcaaactttgtgcaagctcgtctgggtaggtaccacccactcatcagatattctaccgcaaaacagcagtacttggtattgttgtgttccggtttcaagggtgagtgagccagtgtaattacaggcacaagggacataacatcttagttccaaaggttggtagcacattggtgatgtaagcgatggttaacatttcttacaatgccaatgtctatgggcattggtgaccacttatcatcaggtggcccatatgcacatccgccttcctattctataaaataaaaaaaaataaaagtatatgatTTTCGTAATATTAGCACAAGTTCGAGGCATTTTTCAGTAAAACTAAACAGCACTCACATCACTTACATTTAATCCCGTTAGGAAATGGTTTGACGATAATCCTAGTTACTACAACCATTcgataattgtattaataatattataaaccattTCCAGTTctgatgataaaaaattattatttgttataaaattaagtattgctttttaaattacttattgtcgtaaaatattatttaaataaatcatgtcCATGGTGAATGCTTTTGATAAATTTGTTATCATTCTTCTCAAAACTCAGTTtcaaccttttaaaatatattcgagtCTATATTACTTTGCTTACAATtaagtatttacaatattacaatcTAGATTATACTCAATAGGAGACAGGAGGAACCTGCGGCATCATGTTTGTGTAGATACATTGATTCTCCGGCTTCATTTGTTGCATTGGCAAATGCGTCATAACATTTGGCATTTGCTGGAGAGGCTGTTGATTTTGTTCGGGaggttttttgtttttcttttcgcATTTCTTAAACTTGATAcctagtttatttaataatattaaccgcAACGATTCCTTACCGCCTCTATAATTAAGTTCATGTTTCGCAGCTGCCAGTATTTTACCTAACGTAGGAACTTCTTTACGCATAGAATAACTGTTGACAATGCCTCTTAGTGCACAAAGTTGGAAGTAATCGAGTTGGACCTTTGTTTTGCGAACTCTTTTCTTTTTAGGCCCAGCCATTTTTGTGTGTGTAGCTTCAGCGCGTAGGCCTTCCCTCTTTATGCGTTTAATCGTACTCTCTGACAATCCTGTAGCTGCACAAGCGCGTTTCACGACGTTCTCTACAGGAAACGCGTAACCCCTATTCTGTTTCTCACTTTCAAAAAACTTAATCactttgtaaattatttctCTAGCTTGCCCGTCAATTGCTTCCTTCTTCTTCTTCTCGATTCGAGGTTTTAATGCTTCCTCTGATATTGTTTGTTCAGGATTTTGTGATATGTTTTGGTCTACTGGTTGAGGCATAGGCGCTGGTTGTGATAACGGTATTTGTATGTGCGTTACAGGCACTTCGTGTAAATGGGTGTCCATTTTAACGTGTACAATGTTCGCGTCATGAATAACAGGCACTTCGTGCATATTGTGAGAAtccatttttacatttatcgaGACATCGTGTATTTCCATATTCcgcaaaattacatttattacgattttttatttgtttatgatattatttaatagatacactatttatgtttaaattaaaaggtaatttttattatgaaatttacttatattttatgtaaaaaatgtttatttatgattacaaATAATAGTCTAATGAAAAATACAGCCGCCATTATAAACAGACTAGACAGATAATAAATTTGCGCAATTAGCTTATGTCGTATTactaaaattactttacaatattaatttaaaaaatatgtacaaactTTTTTCGCGTAGcctgtttgttattaaattaatagtggaataaatcttttatatttaaacagtaaaaatattattttatatttttagtctaTACTCGATTCAATTAGATGATTCGAATTGATTATGTTCAATGTTGTCCAAGGGGTAGAAGTAAATAAAGTCATTTCGTCATTTCTATTATaatgtttgatttaatattcaatGATTACCGAGATAACTTTTCACATACCTTCATTTCTACTGTTTATAACTTTATGTGTTCTTAGTTTCATTTTTGACATCGAGAACTttgactataaaatatatgaagaaGATACATCTACtttcatcaattttattatttaaaaaatatatttaatcaatcttttttttttatttaatataatgaagaCGGGGCTTTATGGTGTGGTACTTTAGGCTAatccaagaaaaaaatatttaagaaaattatgatattaatgaCATTTGACAATATGTTGTCTAAGAGGCAGTAGTAAATAAAATCACTTCATCATTTGTACTATAttagatttaatatttcaataaaaaagttgtttatGATGATACGGAATAAAATCGACTTAAGTGAATATTGTCGTGGTTGTTTAACAAAAGACAGGCGTTTGGTTCCAATTGACAATCTCTTTCAaatgtttcttaaaataatggATGGTGAAGTTATTAGCGCTGCCGACCTGGTATTTAGgcaataatttatgtattttttatctattgcatgaatttgtttttaaaacatcaattaataataaatataaggtgTAGAAAAGAGGCAATCATATTAACTTATGTATTTTCCTTTCCTTTCTCAAAGTGGGAGCTTGGACTATACACATAGTTCGGGAGGCGGTAGTTTTTTAGTCGTTGCATCATGGAATTTGTGTAAcgtataatcaataataataagttggcGCGAACTTTCCAGAAGATTAATTGCTGTTTCTAAACTTCttagaaagaaaataattataaatattaatttagaaataatattaaaaatgaattatttataatttttttaataaatatattttatttatttatataaaagcaatattGAGCCgttatttattactgtttatttttagacTAACGTTCCGAGAATGTGTTGGGAATGTCGAGCTATTTTACGAAATACGGAAAAGTTTATAGAAAAAGCCAAAACAGCTCATGGGTTTTTTACAGAGGCAAGCAAAAAAATGGTgagttatttgaatattttcttaacGATTCAtactctttatatacatatcatactaatattacataacTCATACATCGTATGTactaatttatcattttaataaaacagtcTATTGTGTCGATTGAGGTAATATCTAGCgacaaaattactttaaaagaaaGGCAGTAtttagaactcacttcattactcactcaTGAAATATTGACAGCCGACTTATGGTGACGACCCTTTGGCGTGGtgggtagatacttgcctttcacattGAACGCTGTGGGTTAGATTACCatccaggatagacatttgtgtgcatgaatatgtctgttagTCCTGAGTGAgtgcaattatctatataagtatgtatttacaaaagaaaagtagtatatgtagtaaatcagttgtctgtattccatagtataagctctgcttaatttgggatcagatggccgtgtgtgaataatatcccaggatattattattattattattatattttctttatattcatcTGTTAaacattcttatttatattatatcgttaTTGTAATCCTGACCTTAAAAGTTAAATCAAAACTGTACAATGAATTTCAGTAATGCTGTTGATTACAAAACAGATATggtttattgtatatatgtagttatttatgtatatatgtatgtatagtagTAGTTTTCGTTAATTATTTGATCTGTACATCTCTTCATCATCATCTGTGGCGTTACAGCCGCGGGTGGGCCTTAGCCTGGTCCAGTAAAGCTCTTCAGTCCGATCTATTCTCCAACTTGTCACCCCAAGATCTTGGTGTAATGTCCGACGCCGTCTAACCATCTGAGCTTGTTCCTGCCTCTATTTCTGCGACATCTCCTCACCGCTTTATTAATCTCATGTCTTTAACCCAAAGGTtctctggaagagatcgctctctTAGCGAGAATAAccatgattatataatatattcttttccTGTATGTTTCAGTAACACTTTTTGGTggacaataaaacatattatacatatctgTCTATTAATTTTTCAGATTCAAGCCAAGAGTCTCTCCAACCTCACgacaataattaacaaatacaacTTCGAAGAAACATTAAATGATTCCGAAATCGAAATCAGTGGGAAGATCGATAACATTTGTCCACAATTGGATGTTGATTTAAAAGAAGAATATTTATCAAATGATGAGAAAAACGACCCAGATTATTATGGTGATATCAAAGAAGAAACTGTTGAAACAGATGAATATTTTAAGGAAGAAACTGAAACAGATGAATATTTTAAGGAAGAAACTGATACAGAAGGACATGTTAAAGAAGAAACAGATCAGTCAATAAAAAGAGAAGGTATTCAAAATACAGCCAAAAAACAGATAAGAAAAGACAAAGTTAAATCAATTAAAGCGAAGTATAAACTTATTTCTCTAAAACAAGGTGACGCAATTACTCCCACTTTTGAAACGAGGCAAATAGATGAAGAGGAGAGAATATATTGGGGGGAACAAGATAAAACTGCAAGGAATTATCGTTGCATGCCGTATAAATGTGAGCTTTGTATCACCGGTTACGCGAAACAGAAGTACTACGACCAACATATGAAGAAATTTCATTCTCCGGTAGATAATATTTAGTTGATATTATAGTCTGACAAAACTCTTCTGTAAGAATATTTACTTCGTGGTAAGGTAGTgtcgcccactcatcagatatttcaccgtcaaacagcaataaacAGTATTGTTGTTCCGTTTAAACGTCAGGAAGAAGGGCGtaacatctgagttcccaagTTCGCATCAGTGATGCGCCAACGAActtgggaactcagatgttacttatgagaaatattaactattccttaaatCACTGGatttaaggaatagttaatatttctcatagtGCCATAGGTTGTGGTGTTTAGGCCAGGTGGCCAGTTCATCAGACACcctatttcttataaatacatttttatttacgaaaccGACAACGATGGACATTGGCCTAACCAACTgtgaagatattatagtgtacaagtgtgacAAGCACTGTATTCCATTCCTCTCAGAATCTTATGGGACGGCAAGTATAACATGACCGAAAAGAGCCTACTTCGCTTAGAAATATTCCACCTTATAAGCAATAGCCACTGTAGTAAcgagacattaaaaaaatagtttaattgaatatatttttatttaacattgtattatatacttatattacccAAAACTTGACGGGCCGCTTGGCGTGGTTactagatatttgcctttcacgcccaaggtcgtgggttcgattcccacctaggacggacatttgtgtgcatgaatatgtctgtttgtcctgagtctgggtgtaaatatctatataagtatgtatttacaaaagtaaagtagtatatgaagtatatcagttgtctggtttccatagtacaagtcctgcttagcttgggatcagatggccgtctgtgaataatatcccaggatattattattattattaaagcataaagttaaaaaaaacgcacaattttttttttcaggtgaACGGTAAATTCGAATGCGATATTTGCAAGAAgagattaattaacaaaataaaactgacAAACCATATCCGAAATCACtatataaagtatgtatgtCTGGTATGTCAATACGAGAACTACCGCAAGTGGAAAATGAGCGCGCATCTATCCTACGCGCACAAAAGAGCTGTTATGTGTTTAACGTGTGGATTGAAGTTTGAGTAAGTTAACattgtatttatagtataaacaaaagccaagatagcctagtggttctaacgcgtgaattttaaccgatgatcgtgggctcaaacccgagcaagcaccactgaattttcatgtgcttaatttgtgtttataattcatttcgtgcttgacagtgaaggaaaacatcgtgaggaaacctgcatgtgtctaatttcattgaaatcctaccacatgtgtatttaacaacccgcattggagcagcgtggtggaataagctccaaaccttttcctcgaATAGGAataaggccttagcccagctgtgtgacattaactggctgttactgttactgtatttataatgagacatttattactatttaatcgTGTACGTAAACAAACTTTACTAAAAACTCTTTTTAGTCTGTTTCCTATAGCATAGGTACAGCGAATTTTGAACTTTGTAATTGGTGTTAGTAGTTGGAAGTTTCTAGTCATGTAGCTAAAATAATCGATTGAATGTCTAATCTAGATACTTTATAACGACGATAGAATCGATTTTTAGAACACGAGCGGTGTCATCACATGTGTTTCTGTCTTTTTTGTTGTagaattggtaggcggacgagcaaatgggccacccgatggttaTGGTCACCAAACATATAAACATTGGcaatgaaagaaatgttaaccaccgcttacatcgccaatgtgccaccaaccctGAGAACTAAGATCTTTTtcccttgtgtctgttattacactggctcactcaccctttaaatcggaaaacaacaataccaagaactgctgttttgcggtagaacatctgatgagtgggtggtacctacccagacgagcttgcacaaagtcctaccaccagtaaataaattatataatttaaaaatttaatctatGTGGcacttattaataacaatttaatgttttttaaaatcgtAGAAAAAGCCTAGATTTCTACAAACATTATAATGTTCTGCATGCCCACGTCATATGTGATTATTGCGGGAAGAAATGGAACAATAAAGATCGTTTAATTAAGCATATAAGGTAAtcatcatgtatatatatattaatttgtggATCGcaatttcgttttattataaaacgataGTATTAACATACATCTAATAACACGTTATAGACGTTACAAATTatctctattattataatttgacgagccgattggcgtggttgctagatacttgctttcacgccgaaggctgtgggttcgattcccacccaggaaagacatttgtgtgggtgtaattatctatataagtatgtatttataaaagaaaagtaatatatgtagtatatcagttgtctgatttccttACTACAAACTCTGCTTGGTTTGgtatcagatggtcgtgtgtgaataatgtcccaggatattattattattatctgaaaAATTGTATGGGAGATAtaagtgcacaagtgcgtgctCCAACGCATTCTCTGTTCCTTCTGATAATCCAACGGCGTGGCAGACTAGAACGAAGAGTCTGGCGTAAGACGAATAGCTTTACATGCTTCGGAGGGTAATGACAATTAATTGACTTGAAAAGTCAAAAACCCATTACCATTTTACTGGTCCGATCCAGCGATCCGATCGATCGTGGTCTGCTATCCTATGGCTACTGGAACAATACATTAGTCGATAATACTTCATGGCTGATTCATTACCGTAGTAGCCGTTCGACTATTTACTACTTATA encodes the following:
- the LOC126780087 gene encoding uncharacterized protein LOC126780087 produces the protein MEIHDVSINVKMDSHNMHEVPVIHDANIVHVKMDTHLHEVPVTHIQIPLSQPAPMPQPVDQNISQNPEQTISEEALKPRIEKKKKEAIDGQAREIIYKVIKFFESEKQNRGYAFPVENVVKRACAATGLSESTIKRIKREGLRAEATHTKMAGPKKKRVRKTKVQLDYFQLCALRGIVNSYSMRKEVPTLGKILAAAKHELNYRGGKESLRLILLNKLGIKFKKCEKKNKKPPEQNQQPLQQMPNVMTHLPMQQMKPENQCIYTNMMPQVPPVSY
- the LOC126779953 gene encoding zinc finger protein 436-like; amino-acid sequence: MMIRNKIDLSEYCRGCLTKDRRLVPIDNLFQMFLKIMDGEVISAADLTNVPRMCWECRAILRNTEKFIEKAKTAHGFFTEASKKMIQAKSLSNLTTIINKYNFEETLNDSEIEISGKIDNICPQLDVDLKEEYLSNDEKNDPDYYGDIKEETVETDEYFKEETETDEYFKEETDTEGHVKEETDQSIKREGIQNTAKKQIRKDKVKSIKAKYKLISLKQGDAITPTFETRQIDEEERIYWGEQDKTARNYRCMPYKCELCITGYAKQKYYDQHMKKFHSPVNGKFECDICKKRLINKIKLTNHIRNHYIKYVCLVCQYENYRKWKMSAHLSYAHKRAVMCLTCGLKFEKSLDFYKHYNVLHAHVICDYCGKKWNNKDRLIKHIRLRHYVHRCDICNRNYSSFDALAHHTRLNHVKSRMEECYCVECNIQFENISRYTVHLKTSVKHKKFVGIPCPECNKVYHKKTSMNNHYKYVHLKKTANYCEKCSRYFLTGYRLRQHQARTHDKIEPIKDKICPHCGRAFSTNRILNNHIRTHTGERPFVCDICSSKFTQKTALVVHKRSIHKIGK